In the genome of Candidatus Rokuibacteriota bacterium, one region contains:
- a CDS encoding DUF1156 domain-containing protein produces MTTRKKLIEVALPLKAINEASAREKSVRHGQPTMLCEGQPPRRLPAGAGRPA; encoded by the coding sequence ATGACCACCCGTAAGAAGCTCATCGAGGTGGCGCTGCCGCTGAAGGCGATCAACGAGGCGTCGGCGCGGGAGAAGTCCGTCCGGCATGGGCAGCCGACCATGCTATGTGAGGGCCAACCTCCGCGGCGGCTGCCGGCCGGGGCGGGGAGGCCAGCGTGA
- a CDS encoding NAD+ synthase, with protein MRRIRIGLAQVNPTVGALEANARLVVDWMGRARALGCDVVAFPELVLTGYPPEDLLFKPAFIEGNLRALADVAARSRGITAVLGFVDKRDDIFNAAAVLHDGAHVGTYHKQYLPNYGVFDENRYFQCGTECPIFAVGDTVLAANICEDIWYPTGPTTAQALAGAELVVTINASPYHAGKARFREQMLATRAADDLVCLAFVNAVGGQDELVFDGQSFIFNERGEPAARGAAFEEELVVADLDLDEVFRARLHDSRRRKEKLRSPDAARRISLPALPARERPPLSPREAAPVERLEEIYRALVVGTQDYVRKNGFNHVVIGLSGGIDSALVAAIAADALGPANVTGVTMPSPYSSAGTRRDAARLARNLGVDFLRLPITGVFRAYRRALARPFKGLKEDLTEENVQARIRGNYLMALSNKFGWLVLTTGNKSEIGVGYTTLYGDMAGGFAVIKDVPKTVVYQLAAHANARAGRALIPRSIFERPPSAELRPDQKDQDTLPPYPELDAILEGYVESDQGLADLVAAGFDEATVRRVIRLVDRNEYKRRQGPIGIKITPRAFGKDWRLPIVNKFQE; from the coding sequence GTGAGGCGGATCCGGATCGGGCTGGCCCAGGTGAACCCCACCGTCGGCGCCCTCGAGGCGAACGCGCGCTTGGTGGTGGACTGGATGGGGCGCGCGCGGGCGCTGGGCTGCGACGTGGTGGCTTTCCCCGAGCTGGTCCTCACCGGCTATCCGCCGGAGGACCTGCTCTTCAAGCCCGCGTTCATCGAGGGGAACCTCCGGGCGCTGGCGGATGTCGCCGCCCGCAGTCGCGGTATCACGGCCGTGCTCGGCTTCGTGGACAAGCGCGACGACATCTTCAACGCCGCGGCGGTGCTCCACGACGGCGCGCATGTCGGCACCTACCACAAGCAGTACCTGCCCAACTACGGTGTCTTCGACGAGAACCGCTACTTCCAGTGCGGGACCGAGTGCCCGATCTTCGCCGTGGGCGACACGGTGCTCGCCGCCAACATCTGCGAGGACATCTGGTACCCGACCGGTCCCACCACGGCCCAGGCCCTGGCCGGCGCCGAGCTGGTGGTCACGATCAACGCCTCGCCCTACCACGCGGGCAAGGCCCGCTTCCGCGAGCAGATGCTCGCCACGCGCGCCGCCGACGACCTCGTCTGCCTCGCCTTCGTCAATGCCGTGGGCGGGCAGGACGAGCTGGTCTTCGACGGCCAGTCCTTCATCTTCAACGAGCGGGGCGAGCCCGCGGCCCGTGGCGCGGCCTTCGAGGAGGAGCTTGTGGTGGCGGATCTGGACCTCGACGAGGTCTTCCGCGCCCGGCTCCACGACTCACGCCGGCGGAAGGAGAAGCTGCGGAGCCCGGACGCGGCCCGGCGGATCTCGCTGCCGGCGCTCCCCGCGCGGGAGCGGCCCCCACTGTCGCCGCGGGAGGCGGCCCCCGTGGAGCGGCTGGAGGAGATCTACCGGGCGCTCGTCGTCGGGACGCAGGACTACGTGAGGAAGAACGGCTTCAACCACGTGGTGATCGGGCTCTCCGGCGGCATCGACTCGGCGCTGGTGGCCGCCATCGCAGCGGACGCCCTGGGCCCCGCGAACGTGACGGGGGTGACCATGCCCTCGCCGTACTCCTCCGCGGGCACGCGGCGGGACGCGGCGCGGCTGGCGAGGAATCTCGGCGTCGACTTCCTGCGGCTGCCGATCACCGGCGTGTTCCGGGCCTACCGTCGCGCGCTCGCCCGGCCCTTCAAGGGGCTCAAGGAAGACCTCACCGAGGAAAACGTCCAGGCCCGGATTCGCGGCAACTACCTCATGGCGCTGTCGAACAAGTTCGGCTGGCTCGTGCTCACCACCGGGAACAAGAGCGAGATCGGCGTGGGCTACACGACGCTCTACGGCGACATGGCCGGCGGCTTCGCCGTGATCAAGGACGTGCCCAAGACCGTGGTGTACCAGCTCGCGGCGCACGCCAACGCCCGGGCGGGGCGCGCGCTGATCCCGCGCTCGATCTTCGAGCGCCCGCCCTCGGCCGAGCTGCGCCCCGACCAGAAGGACCAGGACACGCTGCCCCCCTACCCGGAGCTCGACGCCATCCTCGAGGGCTACGTGGAGAGCGATCAGGGGCTGGCCGACCTCGTGGCCGCGGGCTTCGACGAGGCGACGGTGAGGCGCGTCATCCGCCTGGTGGACCGCAACGAGTACAAGCGCCGGCAGGGGCCCATCGGGATCAAGATCACCCCGCGGGCCTTCGGCAAGGACTGGCGCCTGCCCATCGTCAACAAGTTCCAGGAGTAG
- a CDS encoding DMT family transporter, whose amino-acid sequence MLMAETVLLLANLIYATSYSATRVVLADVGPATLALARLVIGSAILVPVALAIRRGDPRRFVSTDRWNLFWMGLLGFAGAFAFAHWGLVRSTATNAALLITVEPISLMLLSPLLLGERLHRREALAAAMTLSGAALVVVNGVPGLTRTVAPHWRGDLLLVCSGLAYASYSLLGRGLLLRHSAMAVTAWSIAWGAAAMVPLALLEWHGGHRPVWTGQAITGVLYLAVVITALGYLAWNYALERVPAPRAAIFLNVQPLAGAVLGIAWLGEPLTVFTVVGGTLILAGLTLTVRRRR is encoded by the coding sequence GTGCTGATGGCCGAGACCGTCCTGCTCCTCGCGAACCTGATCTACGCCACCTCGTACTCCGCCACGCGCGTCGTGCTCGCCGACGTGGGTCCCGCCACGCTGGCGCTCGCCCGGCTCGTCATCGGCTCGGCGATCCTGGTCCCGGTCGCGCTCGCGATTCGCCGGGGGGATCCCCGACGCTTCGTGTCCACCGACCGCTGGAACCTCTTCTGGATGGGCCTACTGGGCTTCGCCGGCGCCTTCGCGTTCGCCCACTGGGGCCTGGTGCGCTCCACGGCGACGAACGCGGCGCTGCTGATCACCGTGGAGCCCATCTCGCTGATGCTGCTGTCCCCGCTCCTGCTGGGCGAGCGCCTGCATCGCCGGGAGGCGCTGGCCGCGGCGATGACGCTGAGCGGGGCCGCGCTGGTCGTCGTCAACGGCGTCCCCGGCCTCACCCGCACGGTGGCGCCCCACTGGCGCGGCGACCTGCTCCTGGTCTGCTCCGGGCTCGCCTACGCCTCCTACTCGCTCCTCGGGCGGGGCCTCCTCCTCCGGCACTCGGCCATGGCCGTCACGGCGTGGTCCATCGCCTGGGGCGCGGCGGCCATGGTCCCGCTCGCGTTGCTCGAGTGGCACGGCGGCCACCGCCCCGTCTGGACCGGCCAGGCCATCACCGGGGTCCTCTACCTCGCGGTGGTGATCACGGCCCTGGGCTATCTCGCCTGGAACTACGCGCTGGAGCGCGTCCCGGCGCCCCGGGCGGCCATCTTTCTCAACGTGCAGCCGCTGGCCGGCGCCGTCCTGGGGATCGCGTGGCTGGGCGAGCCGCTGACGGTCTTCACGGTGGTGGGCGGGACGCTCATCCTGGCCGGCCTGACTCTGACGGTCAGGCGGCGCCGATGA
- a CDS encoding TIGR00730 family Rossman fold protein: MTAERRYHLQSEEANRQLDVLLEQLRVPEASWRLYAEMLTSVLKLFEDGAEVADLKITNSALKELRYGFKVFAPYRHVPKVTVFGSARMPAEHPVSRQAYDFGKRMTEAGWMVITGAGSGVMGAAQEGAGRERSFGLNIRLPFEQEANAWIADDPKLITFKYFFTRKLFLVREAQAVAYFPGGFGTCDEAFETLTLVQTGKAALVPIVLVDAPGGTYWRGVRDLVEREMAAAGLISPDDTAIFRMTDDVEAAAAEIEGFYRVLHSKRYVGDQLVVRLRRPLAPDAVADLSARFADILAGPATLAPGPLPAEGDEFPELPRLVLPFTRANFGRLRRLIDQVNQA; encoded by the coding sequence ATGACCGCCGAGCGCCGCTACCACCTGCAGTCCGAGGAAGCCAACCGCCAGCTGGACGTCCTCCTGGAGCAGCTCCGCGTCCCCGAGGCCAGCTGGCGCCTCTACGCCGAGATGCTCACGAGCGTCCTCAAGCTGTTCGAGGACGGCGCGGAGGTCGCGGACCTCAAGATCACGAACTCCGCGCTGAAGGAGCTGCGGTACGGCTTCAAGGTGTTCGCGCCCTACCGGCACGTGCCGAAGGTCACGGTGTTCGGCTCCGCGCGGATGCCCGCAGAACACCCCGTGTCCCGGCAGGCCTACGACTTCGGCAAGCGGATGACCGAGGCGGGCTGGATGGTGATCACCGGAGCGGGGAGCGGCGTCATGGGGGCCGCCCAGGAAGGGGCGGGGCGCGAGCGCTCATTCGGCCTCAACATCCGGCTGCCGTTCGAGCAGGAAGCCAACGCCTGGATCGCCGACGATCCCAAGCTCATCACGTTCAAGTACTTCTTCACCCGCAAGCTCTTTCTGGTCCGGGAGGCGCAGGCCGTGGCCTACTTCCCGGGCGGCTTCGGCACCTGCGACGAGGCCTTCGAGACGCTGACGCTGGTGCAGACCGGCAAGGCGGCCCTGGTGCCCATCGTGCTCGTCGACGCGCCGGGGGGGACGTACTGGCGGGGCGTCAGGGACCTGGTGGAGCGCGAGATGGCGGCGGCGGGGCTGATCTCGCCGGACGACACGGCGATCTTCCGGATGACCGACGACGTGGAGGCGGCCGCCGCCGAGATCGAGGGCTTCTACCGGGTCCTCCACTCCAAGCGCTACGTGGGGGACCAGCTCGTCGTCCGCCTGCGCAGGCCCCTGGCGCCTGACGCCGTCGCGGATCTGAGCGCGCGCTTCGCCGACATCCTCGCGGGACCCGCCACGCTGGCGCCGGGCCCGCTCCCGGCCGAAGGGGACGAGTTCCCCGAGCTCCCCCGGCTCGTCCTGCCCTTCACGCGAGCGAACTTCGGCCGCCTGCGCCGGCTGATCGACCAGGTCAATCAGGCCTGA
- a CDS encoding arsenate reductase ArsC, whose translation MTPRRVLFVCTHNSARSQMAEGLLRHLAGDRFEAASAGTEATRVHPLAVRAMAELGIDIGHHASKTFERFLDQRWDHVITVCDGARERCPAFPAAAARIHWSLDDPSAAPGTNEERLGVFRRVRDEIAGRLRDWLAAQV comes from the coding sequence GTGACGCCCCGGCGCGTCCTGTTCGTCTGCACCCACAACTCGGCCCGCAGCCAGATGGCGGAGGGGCTCCTCCGCCACCTGGCCGGTGACCGCTTCGAGGCCGCCAGCGCCGGCACCGAGGCGACGCGGGTGCATCCGCTCGCGGTCCGCGCCATGGCCGAGCTGGGGATCGACATCGGCCACCACGCCTCGAAGACCTTCGAGCGCTTTCTCGACCAGCGGTGGGACCACGTGATCACGGTGTGCGACGGCGCCCGGGAGCGCTGCCCGGCATTCCCCGCGGCGGCGGCCAGGATCCACTGGAGCCTCGACGACCCGTCGGCCGCGCCGGGAACGAACGAGGAGCGCCTCGGCGTCTTCCGGCGCGTGAGGGACGAGATCGCGGGGCGGCTCCGCGACTGGCTCGCCGCGCAGGTCTGA
- the arsB gene encoding ACR3 family arsenite efflux transporter, producing MSGGGEPKRLGWFEGYLSLWVALCIAAGVTLGTASPGLVGLLSRWEVSRVNLPIAVLIWLMIYPMMLRVDLAAVRGVGREPRGLAIVLFVNWLVKPFSMAALGWLFFKGLFAGILGPELADQYLAGTIILAAAPCTAMVFVWSYLTDGDPAYTLVQVALNDLIMLVAFAPIVIFLLGVSSITVPYDVLLYSVGLYIVIPLAAGAASRALVLRRRGPVWFNEVFLARLRPVSVAALLATLVLIFAFQGQVILGKLLHILLIAVPLLIQVYFNSGLAYGLARWFRVRHAVAAPGALIGASNFFELAVATAVSLFGLTSGATLATVVGVLVEVPVMLSVCSFCNRTRDWFSAPAVQAPRSAGAA from the coding sequence GTGAGCGGGGGAGGGGAGCCGAAGCGGCTCGGCTGGTTCGAGGGATACCTCTCGCTCTGGGTCGCGCTCTGCATCGCGGCCGGCGTGACCCTCGGGACCGCCAGCCCCGGCCTCGTCGGGCTCTTGAGCCGCTGGGAGGTGAGCCGCGTCAACCTCCCCATCGCGGTGCTGATCTGGCTCATGATCTACCCGATGATGCTCCGGGTGGATCTTGCCGCCGTCCGGGGGGTGGGGCGCGAGCCGCGGGGGCTCGCCATCGTCCTGTTCGTGAACTGGCTCGTCAAGCCCTTCAGCATGGCGGCGCTCGGCTGGCTCTTCTTCAAGGGCCTCTTCGCCGGCATCCTCGGGCCGGAGCTGGCGGATCAGTACCTGGCCGGGACCATCATCCTCGCCGCCGCGCCGTGCACGGCCATGGTGTTCGTCTGGAGCTACCTCACCGACGGCGATCCGGCCTACACGCTCGTCCAGGTCGCGCTGAACGACCTCATCATGCTGGTCGCCTTCGCGCCGATCGTCATCTTCCTGCTCGGGGTGTCCAGCATCACGGTGCCGTACGACGTGCTCCTGTACTCGGTCGGGCTCTACATCGTCATCCCGCTCGCCGCGGGAGCCGCCTCCCGCGCGCTCGTGCTCCGGCGGCGCGGCCCCGTCTGGTTCAACGAGGTGTTCCTCGCGCGCCTGCGCCCCGTGTCCGTCGCCGCGCTGCTCGCGACCCTGGTGCTCATCTTCGCGTTCCAGGGGCAGGTCATCCTGGGCAAGCTCCTGCACATCCTGCTGATCGCCGTCCCCCTGCTGATCCAGGTCTACTTCAACTCGGGGCTGGCCTACGGGCTGGCGCGCTGGTTCCGGGTCCGCCATGCCGTGGCGGCGCCCGGGGCGCTCATCGGCGCCAGCAACTTCTTCGAGCTCGCCGTGGCCACGGCCGTCTCGCTGTTCGGCCTGACTTCTGGCGCGACCCTGGCGACGGTGGTCGGGGTGCTCGTGGAGGTCCCGGTGATGCTGTCGGTCTGTTCGTTCTGCAACCGGACCCGGGATTGGTTCAGCGCGCCGGCGGTCCAGGCCCCCCGCTCGGCGGGCGCGGCGTGA
- a CDS encoding arsenite methyltransferase — MAEREIKELVKEKYGKAALRVASSGSSCCGSASSRGECDPITSNLYAAGETAALPAEAVAASLGCGNPTALAELKPGEVVLDLGSGGGIDVLLSARRVGPTGRAYGLDMTDEMLALARQNQRKAGVENVEFLRGEIEQIPLPDHTVDVIISNCVINLSADKDRVLAEAFRVLKPGGRLAVSDIVVRGEVPTEIRRSVELWMGCVAGALQEEEYRAKLAKAGFEAIEVEPTRVYRVEDARELLAGSGIDADAIAPAVDGKFMSAFVRARKPAP, encoded by the coding sequence ATGGCTGAGCGGGAGATCAAGGAGCTGGTGAAGGAGAAGTATGGCAAGGCCGCGCTGCGCGTGGCCTCCAGCGGGAGCTCGTGTTGCGGGTCGGCCTCGTCGCGGGGGGAGTGTGATCCCATCACCTCGAACCTGTACGCGGCCGGCGAGACCGCGGCCCTGCCGGCCGAGGCCGTGGCCGCCTCGCTCGGCTGCGGGAACCCCACGGCGCTGGCCGAGCTCAAGCCCGGCGAGGTGGTCCTCGACCTGGGCTCGGGCGGCGGCATCGACGTGCTCCTCTCGGCCCGCCGCGTGGGGCCCACGGGCCGCGCCTACGGGCTCGACATGACGGACGAGATGCTGGCGCTGGCGCGGCAGAACCAGCGGAAGGCCGGCGTCGAGAACGTGGAGTTCCTCAGGGGCGAGATCGAGCAGATCCCGCTGCCGGACCACACGGTGGACGTGATCATCTCCAACTGCGTCATCAACCTGTCGGCCGACAAGGACCGAGTCCTGGCCGAGGCCTTCCGGGTGCTCAAGCCGGGCGGGCGCCTCGCGGTCTCGGACATCGTCGTGCGCGGCGAGGTCCCGACCGAGATCCGGCGGAGCGTGGAGCTCTGGATGGGGTGCGTCGCGGGTGCGCTCCAGGAGGAGGAGTATCGCGCCAAGCTCGCCAAGGCGGGCTTCGAGGCCATCGAGGTGGAGCCCACGCGCGTGTACCGCGTGGAGGATGCGCGGGAGCTCCTCGCGGGCTCGGGGATCGACGCCGACGCCATCGCCCCCGCGGTGGACGGCAAGTTCATGAGCGCCTTCGTGCGGGCCCGCAAGCCCGCGCCGTGA
- a CDS encoding winged helix-turn-helix transcriptional regulator has product MKSAVPLPLSKLEAHPVHAEAFKALAHLTRLQVFFFLVRAGREVPAGEIQEAVEVPGPTLSHHLDVLRRAGLVESRRHERYVYYAVRRDTATALVRLLTACC; this is encoded by the coding sequence ATGAAATCGGCGGTCCCGCTGCCGCTCTCGAAGCTGGAGGCCCATCCCGTGCACGCGGAGGCCTTCAAGGCCCTGGCCCACCTGACGCGACTGCAGGTCTTCTTCTTCCTGGTCCGCGCGGGGCGCGAGGTGCCGGCGGGAGAGATCCAGGAGGCGGTGGAGGTGCCCGGCCCCACGCTGTCCCACCATCTGGACGTGCTGCGGCGCGCGGGGCTCGTGGAGAGCCGCCGGCACGAGCGCTACGTCTACTACGCCGTGAGGCGGGACACCGCCACCGCGCTGGTGCGACTGCTCACGGCCTGCTGCTGA
- a CDS encoding MBL fold metallo-hydrolase, producing MGRSTIAFLALGVLGLVPACAGVGREPLPGRPSHHVEGGFRNPDPTFRRPDAWTRWSFFARRLWASTVAPRSYEAPRIANDGRALREGALNPSVTWVGHSTLLVQLDGLNVLTDPHWGPRASPVSWGGPRRLNPPGLAFEDLPRIHVVVISHDHYDHLDLDTVKRLAAAHDPLFLVPLGLKRWLGEQGVARVEELDWGQSFTHRGVTFHCLPAQHFGSRTFADANSRLWASWAVVGRDRRLYFGGDSGYFQGFREAGERLGPFDLAALAIGAYLPPEIMQRVHTTPEEAVQAFLDLRATTLLGIHWGTFDLAEEPLDEPPGRMLAETRRRGIDPARAWVFKLGETRRW from the coding sequence GTGGGGCGCTCCACGATCGCCTTCCTGGCTCTGGGTGTTCTCGGGCTGGTCCCGGCATGCGCCGGGGTGGGCCGGGAGCCCCTCCCTGGCCGCCCCTCTCACCACGTCGAGGGCGGGTTCCGGAACCCCGATCCCACCTTCAGGCGGCCCGATGCGTGGACCCGCTGGAGCTTCTTCGCGCGCCGCCTCTGGGCCAGCACCGTGGCGCCGCGCAGCTACGAGGCGCCGCGCATCGCCAATGACGGGCGCGCGCTGCGCGAGGGCGCCCTCAACCCGAGCGTGACCTGGGTCGGCCACTCCACGCTCCTGGTCCAGCTGGACGGCCTCAACGTGCTCACCGACCCTCACTGGGGCCCGCGGGCCAGCCCCGTCTCCTGGGGGGGACCGCGGCGGCTGAACCCGCCCGGGCTCGCCTTCGAGGATCTCCCGCGGATCCACGTCGTCGTCATCTCTCACGATCACTACGACCATCTGGACCTGGACACCGTGAAGCGGCTGGCGGCGGCCCACGACCCGCTCTTCCTGGTCCCGCTGGGGCTCAAACGGTGGCTCGGCGAGCAGGGCGTGGCGCGGGTGGAGGAGCTGGACTGGGGGCAGTCCTTCACCCATCGGGGTGTCACCTTCCACTGCCTCCCGGCGCAGCACTTCGGCAGCCGGACGTTTGCGGACGCCAACAGCCGGCTCTGGGCCTCGTGGGCCGTCGTCGGCCGCGACCGGCGCCTTTACTTCGGCGGCGACAGTGGCTACTTCCAGGGCTTCAGGGAGGCGGGGGAGCGGCTCGGGCCCTTCGACCTCGCGGCCCTGGCCATCGGCGCCTACCTTCCCCCGGAGATCATGCAGCGGGTGCACACGACGCCCGAGGAGGCCGTGCAAGCTTTCCTCGACCTGCGCGCCACCACGCTCCTCGGCATCCACTGGGGCACCTTCGATCTCGCCGAGGAGCCGCTCGACGAGCCGCCCGGCCGCATGCTCGCCGAGACCCGCCGCCGCGGGATCGACCCGGCGCGGGCCTGGGTCTTCAAGCTGGGCGAGACGCGCCGCTGGTAG
- a CDS encoding urease accessory protein UreD, whose protein sequence is MGRDGSLHLGFERRGPGTVLTERRFTLPLQALEPMDLDGTGVATLMLLNPTGGLLGGDRLDTVVSVGPGAHVCLTTPAATRVYRTAGAPAMQRLRATVGAGAALEYLPGHLIPSPGARLEQSTEIVLADEATAILLDAWAVGRVSRGEAWGFGALDIATVVSDPCGPLLVERVRLDAGDARRGWPGGLGGAEGMAYVATLAALSRSARDWGALVNDLRAALAAPGGEFRHGVTPLARGGVLARLLAPTAPALQGCVERLWALCRQRLLGLPPLDLRKL, encoded by the coding sequence GTGGGTCGTGATGGCAGCCTCCATCTGGGCTTCGAGCGGCGCGGCCCCGGGACGGTGCTGACGGAGCGCAGATTCACGCTGCCGCTCCAGGCGCTGGAGCCGATGGACCTCGACGGCACCGGAGTCGCCACGCTGATGCTGCTCAACCCCACGGGCGGGCTCCTGGGCGGCGACCGGCTCGACACGGTGGTCTCCGTCGGGCCGGGCGCCCATGTCTGCCTCACGACGCCGGCCGCGACGCGCGTGTACCGGACGGCGGGCGCGCCGGCGATGCAGCGCCTCAGGGCCACGGTCGGGGCCGGCGCCGCGCTCGAGTACCTGCCGGGCCACCTGATCCCGTCCCCCGGGGCGCGCCTCGAGCAGAGCACCGAGATCGTCCTGGCCGACGAGGCGACGGCCATCCTGCTGGACGCCTGGGCCGTGGGGCGCGTCTCTCGCGGGGAGGCGTGGGGCTTCGGCGCGCTGGACATCGCCACGGTGGTGAGCGATCCGTGCGGGCCGCTCCTTGTCGAGCGGGTCCGCCTCGATGCCGGGGACGCCCGGCGCGGCTGGCCCGGGGGGCTCGGCGGCGCCGAGGGCATGGCCTACGTGGCGACGCTGGCGGCGCTGTCCCGCTCGGCTCGGGACTGGGGAGCCCTCGTGAACGACCTGCGCGCCGCGCTGGCCGCGCCCGGGGGAGAGTTCCGCCACGGCGTGACGCCGCTGGCGCGCGGCGGTGTGCTGGCGAGGCTGCTGGCGCCGACGGCGCCGGCGCTCCAGGGCTGTGTCGAGCGACTCTGGGCGCTCTGCCGTCAGCGGCTGCTCGGGCTCCCTCCCCTGGATCTCCGCAAGCTGTAG
- the ureG gene encoding urease accessory protein UreG → MSGAPAIPRPLKIGVGGPVGSGKTALVETLARRLQRRYDLAVITNDIYTQEDAQFLIRRGALPAERVVGVETGGCPHTAIREDASVNLEAVHRLLTRFPDLELLFVESGGDNLAATFSPELVDATIYVIDVAEGDKIPRKGGPGITRSDMLVINKIDLAPYVGADLAVMERDARRMRGDRPFVFTNLRDGAGADSVVDWIRRDLLFEP, encoded by the coding sequence ATGAGCGGCGCGCCCGCCATCCCGCGCCCGCTCAAGATCGGCGTGGGCGGCCCCGTGGGGTCGGGGAAGACGGCGCTGGTGGAGACGCTGGCGCGCCGACTCCAGCGCCGCTATGACCTGGCCGTCATCACCAACGACATCTACACCCAGGAGGATGCGCAGTTCCTCATCCGCCGCGGCGCGCTGCCGGCGGAGCGGGTGGTGGGGGTGGAGACGGGCGGCTGCCCCCACACGGCGATCCGCGAGGACGCCTCGGTGAACCTGGAGGCGGTGCACCGGCTCCTGACGCGCTTCCCGGACCTCGAGCTGCTCTTCGTGGAGAGCGGCGGCGACAATCTCGCGGCCACGTTCAGCCCGGAGCTGGTGGACGCCACGATCTACGTCATCGACGTGGCCGAGGGAGACAAGATCCCCCGCAAGGGGGGGCCGGGCATCACCCGCTCGGACATGCTCGTCATCAACAAGATCGACCTCGCCCCGTACGTGGGGGCCGACCTCGCCGTGATGGAGCGCGACGCCCGGCGCATGAGAGGAGACCGCCCGTTTGTCTTCACCAATCTCCGTGACGGCGCCGGCGCCGACAGCGTGGTGGACTGGATTCGCCGCGACCTGCTCTTCGAGCCCTGA
- a CDS encoding urease accessory protein UreF produces the protein MSNTRLISLLHFADSALPTGGYAHSFGLEALCQAGAVADAAGVEQFLASQLEGSAGPCDATAAAAARRAFARGDLAACCSLDDTLEAMKSVREFREGSRQMGRQTLRVAAVLTGAPRLQEYLAAVGAGRAPGHHAVAFGMAAGALGWEPEETTAAFLYSATALLVGAALRLLPMGQLEGQRLLWRLHPVIERLAREAAARDPSGMWSFAPGIELAGIRHEGLEMRLFRS, from the coding sequence ATGAGTAACACCCGCCTCATCTCGCTGCTCCACTTCGCCGACAGCGCGCTCCCCACCGGGGGGTACGCCCACTCCTTCGGGCTCGAGGCCCTCTGCCAGGCCGGCGCCGTCGCCGACGCAGCCGGCGTGGAGCAGTTCCTGGCAAGCCAGCTCGAGGGATCGGCCGGGCCGTGCGATGCGACGGCCGCCGCTGCCGCGCGGCGCGCCTTCGCCCGCGGCGACCTGGCCGCCTGCTGCAGCCTCGACGATACCCTCGAGGCCATGAAGAGCGTGCGAGAGTTCCGCGAGGGGAGCCGCCAGATGGGTCGCCAGACGCTGCGCGTGGCCGCCGTGCTCACCGGGGCGCCCCGGCTCCAGGAGTATCTCGCGGCCGTGGGCGCGGGGCGCGCCCCGGGCCATCACGCCGTCGCCTTCGGCATGGCTGCCGGCGCGCTGGGCTGGGAGCCGGAGGAGACGACCGCCGCCTTCCTCTACTCGGCGACGGCGCTGCTGGTCGGCGCCGCCCTCCGGCTCCTGCCGATGGGGCAGCTGGAAGGGCAGCGCCTGCTCTGGCGGCTCCATCCCGTGATCGAGAGGCTGGCGCGCGAGGCCGCGGCGCGCGATCCGTCCGGGATGTGGAGCTTCGCCCCCGGGATCGAGCTGGCGGGCATCCGCCACGAGGGGCTCGAGATGCGGCTGTTCCGGTCATGA
- a CDS encoding urease accessory protein UreE, whose product MIVITEPHLHVASGTLTGKERDTLQLSWEERRWTRKRARTTRGRAVALALPTGSVLRPGDVLAVEADWYLAVEGRPEPVLAVLPRGRDEAIRIAFDVGNRHFPLALQGDALLVPDDAAMEQLLTRLGVAWERSQAVFDPVGRGSHRHEAGERLPDRHARERIAHTHE is encoded by the coding sequence ATGATCGTCATCACCGAGCCCCACCTGCACGTCGCCTCCGGGACGCTCACGGGGAAGGAGCGCGACACGCTCCAGCTCTCGTGGGAGGAGCGGCGCTGGACCCGCAAGCGCGCGCGCACGACGCGGGGCCGCGCGGTGGCCCTGGCGCTGCCCACCGGCAGCGTGCTCCGCCCGGGAGATGTCCTGGCCGTGGAGGCGGACTGGTACCTCGCGGTGGAGGGCCGGCCCGAGCCCGTGCTGGCGGTCCTGCCGCGCGGGCGCGACGAGGCCATCCGCATCGCCTTCGACGTGGGGAACCGTCACTTCCCGCTGGCGCTCCAGGGCGATGCGCTCCTGGTTCCCGACGACGCCGCCATGGAGCAGCTCCTGACGAGGCTCGGCGTGGCGTGGGAGCGGTCCCAGGCGGTCTTCGATCCCGTCGGGCGCGGCTCCCACCGCCACGAGGCCGGCGAGAGGCTGCCGGATCGCCATGCCCGCGAGCGCATCGCGCACACCCATGAGTAA